The genomic segment GCTCGATCTTGGCTGCCACGGACGGATTCTGCTCAAGAAACTCCTTGGCATTCTCGCGGCCCTGGCCAAGACGCTCTTCTTTGTAAGCAAACCAAGCGCCCGTCTTAGCGATGATGTTTTTGGCCACGGCGAGATCGATCATATCGCCAATACGGGAAATACCAGTACCAAACATGACGTCAAATTCAGCCGTCCTGAACGGCGCAGCCACCTTGTTCTTGACCACTTTAATCTTAACGCGGCTACCGACCACCTCCTCGCCCTGCTTAACCGAAGCGATACGGCGAATATCTAGGCGTACGCTGGAGTAGAACTTCAACGCGTTACCGCCCGTCGTGGTCTCGGGGTTACCGAACATCACGCCGATCTTCATCCGCAGCTGGTTGATGAAGACCACCATCGTCTTCGAGCGCGCGACGGAAGCCGTAAGTTTACGCAGGGCCTGCGACATGAGACGCGCCTGCAAACCCACATGGCTATCACCCATCTCACCCTCGATCTCAGCCTTGGGCGTCAAAGCCGCTACCGAGTCGACGACGATCACATCAACAGCATTGCTCTTTACGAGGAGGTCGACAATCTCAAGCGCCTGCTCACCAGTGTCGGGCTGAGAAACCAGCAGGTCCTCAAGCTTGACACCGATACTCTTAGCGTACGAGGTATCGAGTGCATGCTCAGCATCGATAAAGGCAGCCACACCACCACGCCGCTGCGCCTCAGCCACAAGGTGCAGGGTCAAAGTGGTCTTACCGCTAGACTCAGGACCAAAGATCTCCACAATCCGTCCGCGCGGCAGTCCACCGATACCAAGAGCGATATCGAGCGACAGAGCGCCAGTGGGGATCGTCTCGATCCGCTCCGCCAGCGCATTCTTCTCGCCGAGGCGCATGATGGCGCCC from the Deltaproteobacteria bacterium genome contains:
- the recA gene encoding recombinase RecA, whose protein sequence is MLAGNESRKAIEQAVGSIEKQFGKGAIMRLGEKNALAERIETIPTGALSLDIALGIGGLPRGRIVEIFGPESSGKTTLTLHLVAEAQRRGGVAAFIDAEHALDTSYAKSIGVKLEDLLVSQPDTGEQALEIVDLLVKSNAVDVIVVDSVAALTPKAEIEGEMGDSHVGLQARLMSQALRKLTASVARSKTMVVFINQLRMKIGVMFGNPETTTGGNALKFYSSVRLDIRRIASVKQGEEVVGSRVKIKVVKNKVAAPFRTAEFDVMFGTGISRIGDMIDLAVAKNIIAKTGAWFAYKEERLGQGRENAKEFLEQNPSVAAKIEQEVLTAYNIGKTGEAEASAESKTSLAASTPAKDAKAEPQRAGAAAASAAPALAANAANAAAKLVPKKPGAVAASK